The window AACCTACACCAGACGGAACGCTTGCGTCTCGACAAGGCGAGGGCTACGGTCTTGCTCATAGCCGAGACGCACCCGTTCCGTCTCGACAGTGAGTTGGAGGTACACCATGCGATTCCTGTACGAGGACGAGTCGTTCTCCTTCGAGACGTTGCGCGCGGCCGGGTTCGCCAACTACGGAGGCTCCGACCTGGGCGAGGTCCTGGCCACCGTCCGGAACATCGGTGAAGACGACGAGGAGGCCTGGCTGCGCGAGTGGAAGGCCACCGCGGAGCGCGTCCACACCATCGGCAGCCGCAGCCTGGCGGCAGGGCACCGAGTCAGCGCCCGCGAGGCCCTGCTGCGCGCGTCGAACTACTACCGCACCGCCGAGTTCTACCGCCGCGACGACCCCGCCAACGACCCCGAGGTCAAGCACCTGTCCTCCCTCTCCCGCGAGACCTTCGCGGCGGCGGCGGCCCTGATGGACACCCCCGTCGAGGCCGTGACCATCCCCTACGAGGACACCAGCCTGCCCGGCTACCTCTTCCTCGTCGACGAATCCGGCGCCCCCCGCCCCACCGTCATCTTCACCAGCGGCTTCGACTCCACCCTGGAGGAGGCCTACTTCGCCGTCGCCGCCGCCGCGCTGCGCCGCGGTTACAACGTGCTGGCTTACGACGGCCCCGGCCAGGGCGCGGCGCTGCGCGAGCAGGCACTGGTCTTCCGCCCGGACTGGGAGGCCGTGGTCACCCCCGTGGTCGACTACGCGCTGACCCGGGCCGAGATCGACCCCGACCAGCTCGTCCTGCTCGGCTACAGCCTCGGTGGTTACCTCACCGCCCGCGCCGCCGCCCACGAACACCGCCTGGCCGCCCTGATCCTGGACGACGGCCTCTACGACTACTACGACGCCCACACCCAGGTCATGCCGCCGTTCTTGCGGGAGTGGGTCGAGACCGGACGCGACGACCTCGCCAACCCCGTCGCGAGCCTGCTCATGAAGGGCAACACCCAGCTCCGCTGGGCCCTGCGCAACGGAGTGTGGGCGTTCGGTGCCGCCTCGGTCGCGGACTACATCCGTCGCACCGCGGACTACACCCTCGACGGCGTTGCCCAGCTCATCGACTGCCCCACCCTGATCCTGGACGCCGAGAACGACCAGTTCTTCCACGGCCAGCCCCAGCGCGTCCAGGCCGCTCTGACCTGCCCGCACACCCTGATCACCCTCCCCGAAGCCGAAGGCGCCGGCGAGCACTGCCACATGGGAGCCATGTCCCGTTTCCACCAGATCGCCTTCGACTGGCTCGACACCACCCTGGCACCTGCCACCCAGGACCCGGCCACCCAGGCCACCGGCTGAGAGGGCGGTGCCGAGGTCGCCTCCGAGATGGTCGTGATCGTTCTCATCGACAACCGCTGTGCCGATCCCCAAGGCCGTATGGCCTCCAACGGCCCCGGGGTTGTCCTGAGGGCGTTCACGACTCTGCCGTGCGGTCCCCGTAGGTCATGTGGTGATCACATCGCGAGGCTGCGCCCCGCTGGGAGCGATCGGTCACTCACACGCGTCTGAGTGGCCGCACTCGCGCACGTGTCATGCCGGGGACTTCTGCAGCCAGTCCGCTTCGGTGGTCCAGAACATGTGGCGCGCACCGAGGTGGTCGTGGGCGAAGTCCGTGAACCGTTCGCGGGTGTACGGCTTGCCGGTCTTGGGATCCTTGGCGTTGATGTCGGGTTCCTGGACGGCCATCGCGACGAGGGGCAGGACATCCTTGTACGCGTGGAGGAACTTGTAGGAGTTCTCCATCTGGTACTTCCGGTCCGGCAGGGTGTCCGGTCCTCCGATGCCGATCTTCTTGTCCCTGGCGAGGTCGAACATCTCCTTCATGCGCTTGTGGTCGTCGTCATCCGGCAGGAAGTTGATGTACTGGATGAACTGCGTCTTGGTGAAGACCTTCTTGCCGTAGCGCATGTTGTCGATCTCGGCATCGATGTAGGACTTCGAGGTGTACTTGGTCTGATCGTTCTTGGTGTCCACCTCGACCGCAGTCTCCGGAAGGTTCACGCCGGCGAGCTTGCCGTCGAACTTCTCCGCCATCGCTTTCAGCATCGCCTGGAAGTCTGATCGCACCTCTTTGTTCCACTGCGCGGCCATGGCCCCATGGGTGGTGGGGTTGTCAGGGTTCTCATCGACCGTCGGCGCGACCCCGCCCTCGTCCTTCACGTATTGGGGAACGTTGGCGTCCTTCATGGCTACGTCGAAGAACCGATCCTGAACCTGGACGAACAGCTTCTTGTGGCGTTCCTGGAGATACTTCAGGGCACTGTCCAGCCGCGACCACTTGTACTCCCCCTTATTCCCCTCAAGGGCCTTCCAGGGCGCCACCACCTGCACGCCGCCGATGTCCGTACGGTCAATCATGGCCTTGACCTTCGGGTCCTCGCCGGACACGGCATCCTCGAATGCGCCGAGCGACATGTACAGATTGTCCGTCACCTTGCCGTGGGACACCGAGACGGCGGCCTTGCCGGAGGCGGGAGCCGCGGCGGCCGGCCCAACGGTGACCGTCAAGGCCACGGCCGTGAGGACAACAGATCCGAGTGCATCACGTTGCATCATCATGGACGAGACGCTAGGGGGACTTTCTAAGTGAAAGATAAGAGCGTCCGTCGCGGCCGTACGGGGCCATCCAGGCGGAATCGACCACGCACTTGTGGGGGCGGCGTGTCAGCGATGTGTGTGTAAGTCGCCTGGTGTCAGTGGATGCTGAGCCGGTCCAGGAACACCCGGACACGACCAACACCCCTCCCCCACCGGAGCTCGCTGCTGCTCCCCACAGTCTCGCCACTGGGCGCCCGCCCTGTCTTCGTGGAGGAGCCGGCCCCGCCTGAGCGCAGGGAAACAGGGGGATATCCCCCGATCGAATCCGGAGGAGGCCTCCGGCGCGACCACACCCACCCCGCCCGCCGGCACGGCAACGAAAGGCGGGCAGACCGACGCGCTCCGCGCGCTGGAGCGCGCCGCGGGCCCCCTGCGCTCGACGGAACCCGGCGGCAACACCACGGACCTACGTGCGCTGGACGCCATGATCGGCGACGCCGTCTTCGAACGGGTGCTCGCGTGCGTCCGTACGAGCAGCCCCCAGAACGTCGCACACCTCACGGAGCTGTACGCGGGCCTGCGCCCCCTCGACGACGTCTTCGTCCACCCCTGCAAGCCCGTCGCCGAACGCCGCCGGGACGCCGCCACCGCCCAGCAGGCGTTCGACCTGGTCACCGCGTACAAGGGGGCCGGCGGCGACGTCTACGGATGGGCCGAACAGCACGCCATCACCAGGGCCTACGACATCCTCATCCACCTCAACCGGGTCCACGCGGCCACCAGTTTCTGAGCCCGCCGCCGCGGCACGTCATCGTTCGTCTTACCGGTAGGGGCCGACCTGAGCACAGTCAGCGGGTTTGGGGGTGCGCACCTTCGATCGCACTCGCGGTCCCCCGCTGAAGGCGACCGTCCAGGCAAGGATTCAGCCGCTCTCCCCTGCACCTCCCCACGCCCGGCATGGCATGGGGAGGTGCTGCGCCGCGCGTCTGTTCGCCAGGCTCGCCGGCTGATTGGCGAGGCCTTGGGGCACGGGACGGCCAGTTGGTCGGCCACCGTCTCGACGCAAGTGTGCGCGGCTGGTTCTCCGGTCAGCGGCGGCCGGCGGACAGGATGACGAGGAACTGGCCGCCGCCCGCCTCGATGGCGGCGGTCACCGGCATCCCCGGTACCAGTCGGGAGAACCGGTCCACCAGCCAGTCCGCCGCCTCTTGCGCGTCCTTCTTGGTCGGACACCGGCCCACGATCTCGCGGCCACCTTTGCGCTCCAGCCTGTCGGCCACGGCGATCAGCGGTGCGGGTTCGATGACGTACAGGCGCTCAGGCCAGGCGATGACCACCTTGACCGCGCCCTTGCGGGTGTTGCACCCGCGGTGCGCGAGCCGCTCGGCGACCTTGGCCTTTCGGTCGGCGGTCCGGCTGTCGACACTCGGCCCCCGCGGGTCGTTCACAGACTCGTCGGGGTCGACCGGTTCGTCACACACCCAGCACTGCCAGCCGTCGCGCTCTGCCACATCATCAAGGAGACTCATTCGAGCAAACTACCTGGCCGGCAGCCACCCGCCGTACCAGTGCCCGAGAAGGCGCAGCGGCCGTCGGCGAAGCCGGGGG of the Streptomyces sp. NBC_01426 genome contains:
- a CDS encoding alpha/beta hydrolase family protein; protein product: MRFLYEDESFSFETLRAAGFANYGGSDLGEVLATVRNIGEDDEEAWLREWKATAERVHTIGSRSLAAGHRVSAREALLRASNYYRTAEFYRRDDPANDPEVKHLSSLSRETFAAAAALMDTPVEAVTIPYEDTSLPGYLFLVDESGAPRPTVIFTSGFDSTLEEAYFAVAAAALRRGYNVLAYDGPGQGAALREQALVFRPDWEAVVTPVVDYALTRAEIDPDQLVLLGYSLGGYLTARAAAHEHRLAALILDDGLYDYYDAHTQVMPPFLREWVETGRDDLANPVASLLMKGNTQLRWALRNGVWAFGAASVADYIRRTADYTLDGVAQLIDCPTLILDAENDQFFHGQPQRVQAALTCPHTLITLPEAEGAGEHCHMGAMSRFHQIAFDWLDTTLAPATQDPATQATG